In Hydrogenophaga sp. PBL-H3, the genomic window TGATTGACTGGAGCCGCTGCGGGCGGCACCTGCTTGTTGATCTGGACTCGCGGCTTGCCTTCGAGCGAAGGCACGACCGGAGGACGCGCGTTCGTGGCGCAGCCCGCGAGGGCGGCGGCGAACAGAAGAACGACAGATACCCGTTTCATGTTGGTGTCCCTAAGTGAAATGAATCGGCACGCCAGAATATACCATATTCACAACCAAAGTGCCCTATTTTGGTTGCGCGAAGACGAAAAAAAGCCGCCCTGTTTCGGTGAAAACAGGGCGGCCGTTGGTGGCCGCCGTGGCCTCTTACTGCTTCACCGTGCCGCCCGAGGCGCGGCCCCAGTTCTTGCCCATGTTCTGCATCACATGCTGGCGATAGGCCGGGTTCCACATCGTGTTGCCGGCCACCAGATGGTTGGCCCGGCGAGCCGTGACCATCATCCCGGACTGCATATCGCGGCGCGTCGTCATCGGGTTCACCATGTTGCCGACGCCCTTCGCACCACGCAGACCACCCGTGACGGGCATCGCCAAATGGCGAATGCCCATCGCTGCCATCGAGACGCCACCGGCAAGGCCGGAGGCTATGCCGCCTGCCTGCAAGATGATCCACACCAGGACGCCCGTCAGCGCGCCGATTTGCAGCGCCGCGAACATCGGGTTCGAGTCGCCGCTACCGGAGAAGTCCGCGCCCGCGATGAAGGCGTCGTATGCCCGCATGGCAAACGTCATGATGATTGCCATGATGACGATGGTCAGGATGTAGTTCATCGCCTGCCCAAACCAGGAATCGAAGAACTTCGCCGTGGCCGGGAACATCAAGGCCAGGATGAACAGCGGCCCCAGGGCGAACACAATCGCCAGCGAGAACTTGGCGACGATGACCACCGCGCCGCCGAGCATCGACACCAGGACGGTGCCGAGCGCCACGACCACGCCGGCAATGGCCCAGCCGAGCACAGCGCCGAAGTTCCAGCCGGCCTCGTCGGCCTTCTGGAAGCACTGCGCGACGATTTCCAGCCCTTTGCCCAGGGACTGGTCGAGCACCTGATAGATGTTCGCGGCGGGCGGCCCGCCCGACGTGTTCATCGCGTCAGCCAAGCCCGTTTCCAGGCCGTTGAGCGCGCCCATCACCCCGTTGGCGTATCCGTCCACCGTGAGCGCAAAGGCCGCGATGATGACGATCTTCACGCACTGCTTGACGAACGTCCAAAACGGCGACTCAATCGCGCCCGTGCTGATGGCGTAGCCGGTCAGCACGATGTAGAGCGTCACGCCAGTGATGGCGATCATTTGCAGCGCGTACATCAAGTTCGTGGCGGCCGGTGTCACGAACGCATTGGTAGCGTTCTGCACTGTCTCGCCGATGAACTGAAAAACCATCGGGTCCATAAGTCACCGTCCTATTTGTTGTTGCCCTCGGTCTTGGCCGGAGCGGCCGAAGACGGAGCGGAAAGAGGCGCTACCTTGATCGCCCCGCCGCGTGCGCTCCAGGTCGAAGACGAATCGGCGCGGCTGGCGTTGACGCAGTTGGGCGTTGCGGCCAGCTCGCCAGGGTTCGACTTGCACTTGGCGAGCTGCGCTTCGCGCTCGGCCTTGTGCTCCTTGAACCACTCGACCGTTTGCACGACCTCCTGCGGCTTGTCTTCCTTGCAGCCGGCCAGGGCCAGGGCCGCGACTGCTGCAAGCATCATCACTACGTTTTTCTTCATCGGTCACTCTCCTATCGTTGGTGACGGGGCCGAGCTGGCCAGGTCGAAAAGTTGTCACCAAAGGATGGTGACGCAAGACGCCGGCGAGATCCTCGCCGGCGTCACCATTGCCATTACGGCGTGCCGAACGTGATCGGCGTTGCCTGAATGCCCTTGCGGGCCGCCCAGGTGCGGGCCTGCAATTCACGCTGCTGCTGCTGCTGAATCTTGTCCTCGGCCTGGGCCACCATCGCGTAAAGCTGGAGCTTCGTTTGCTCGTTCTGGATCATTGCCTGTTCGGCGGCGATCCGGCCTTGCAGCTCGGCGATGGCCTTCGGGTCGGGCGTGTCGTTGATCTTCGCCATGAGGCTGTCAATCTGGTTGAGCCGCGACTTCGCCTTGTCGTAGGCATCCAGGGCGAAAGCCTGATCCTGGGCCGACTTCACGGCCCGCGCCTCGCACAGCTTCTTCTGGTCGCTGACCGTGATGTGCGCGCACGAGTCGAAAATCTTCGACTGCGAGTAGATCGAGGCCGCCCGGCCGCTCAGGCCGGCATAGCCGCCCGTTTTCACCGAGTCATAGACGCCTTGCCAGTCACTCGGCAGGTAATCGCGCAGCGCCGGGTTGTTCAGGATATTGCCCAGGCCGCGAGAGCCAGTCAGGGACTGGTACTGCTGTTTCATCTGGTCGATTTGGCTAACCATTTGGTCATATTGCATCTTCCACTTCGCCATCGTCTCGATTTGTTGCTGGATGCTGTTGGCGATGGAAGCGCCATCCGTTACCGGGATTTGCGCGCTGGCCGCGCCCGCCATCGTGATGGCGAGCGCAGCGACAAGAGCCTTCATCTTCATGATTTCACCTTTCTTGCTGCTTAGAGGACGCCACCCGTGCCTTGCGGCGCTGGTGGAACACGGGAACCCACACTTCCGGGTCATCGCCGACTTCGGCGAGAATTTCATCGAGCAGTTCGACGTTATCGGAGCTGCCCGACAAAATGGCGAGTTCATCGCCGAAGCTAATTACCGTGTTCCCGTCAGCGTCCTTAACGTCGCTCAGATCGAAGCGGCCGATCATCGACTGATGGCCTTGCTTCACCAGGAACATGCGGCTTTCTTCACCCATCGTCTTGATGATTTCAAACTCCGAGGGCGTGCATTTGAAGCCCTCGGTGTATTCGGTGAAGTCCGCCTTCGGGTTAGGCAGGTAGATTTCCGTCGCCACCTGTTGCACCAGGGACGCGGCAATCTTCGACTTCAACATGCTGCTAGGCATTTGCGTAGCGAACACGCCGAGGCCGTTTTGCTTGCGAATGGTCAATTGCTTGTCGCCCGCGAA contains:
- a CDS encoding type IV secretion system protein, yielding MDPMVFQFIGETVQNATNAFVTPAATNLMYALQMIAITGVTLYIVLTGYAISTGAIESPFWTFVKQCVKIVIIAAFALTVDGYANGVMGALNGLETGLADAMNTSGGPPAANIYQVLDQSLGKGLEIVAQCFQKADEAGWNFGAVLGWAIAGVVVALGTVLVSMLGGAVVIVAKFSLAIVFALGPLFILALMFPATAKFFDSWFGQAMNYILTIVIMAIIMTFAMRAYDAFIAGADFSGSGDSNPMFAALQIGALTGVLVWIILQAGGIASGLAGGVSMAAMGIRHLAMPVTGGLRGAKGVGNMVNPMTTRRDMQSGMMVTARRANHLVAGNTMWNPAYRQHVMQNMGKNWGRASGGTVKQ
- the virB5 gene encoding P-type DNA transfer protein VirB5 — protein: MKMKALVAALAITMAGAASAQIPVTDGASIANSIQQQIETMAKWKMQYDQMVSQIDQMKQQYQSLTGSRGLGNILNNPALRDYLPSDWQGVYDSVKTGGYAGLSGRAASIYSQSKIFDSCAHITVSDQKKLCEARAVKSAQDQAFALDAYDKAKSRLNQIDSLMAKINDTPDPKAIAELQGRIAAEQAMIQNEQTKLQLYAMVAQAEDKIQQQQQRELQARTWAARKGIQATPITFGTP
- a CDS encoding conjugal transfer protein TraI, with the protein product MKRVSVVLLFAAALAGCATNARPPVVPSLEGKPRVQINKQVPPAAAPVNQREGE
- a CDS encoding EexN family lipoprotein; its protein translation is MKKNVVMMLAAVAALALAGCKEDKPQEVVQTVEWFKEHKAEREAQLAKCKSNPGELAATPNCVNASRADSSSTWSARGGAIKVAPLSAPSSAAPAKTEGNNK